The Chordicoccus furentiruminis DNA window AGGAACATATGATGAGCGGTATGAAACGACGGGCAGTTCATGCTCTGGCAGCTCTGACTTTTGCCGTGCTGTGCGTTTTGGCGGTTGTGTTCCCATGCAGGGCCGCAAGCCGCCCGGTGCGGTATCTGATGGTGGGCGATTCCTACTCGGATCACGGTTCCTGCGGATCTGGCCCGCTCTGGCAGGAGTATGTTTCGGGCGGTCTGGGACTTTCGAATACCGTCTATGCCCAGAAGGGCGGATGCGGTTTCGCGAAGACGACCGGGCAGGGCGCATATCAGTTCCTGACCATTCTCAAGAAGGCGGCGGCTCAGACGGACTGCAGGTCGATTACGCATATTCTCGTCGGAGGCGGGATCGGCAACGATTATACATATAAGAGCGGTGGCGCGACGGAACAGGAGATCCGCTCCGCTATGAGGACGTTTGATGATTATGCCAACTCGGTCTTTCCCAATCTCACCTGTATTGAATATGCCGGCATCAACTGGGGGATTTCCGAGACACGGAAAGACTACTGTCGGAAACGGTGTTACATCTATTATGATGAGGCGAAGCGGCTCGGATGGCAGCCTCTGTACGGCTCAGAGAGCGGACTGCGTAAGACGGAATATGAAACATTCTTTTACTATAAGAATGATCGAATCCATCCGAGGGATCCCGGGGAACGCCTGATCGCCAATGCGATCATGCGGAGCATGGTCAAGTATGCGGGACGGACCGGTGTCAGAAAGGCGTCCTATCTGACGGTGCCGAAGCCGGCGATCTACTCTGTTTCCTACCAGCTCGGCGGCGGGAAGGTTTCCGGCAATCCGGCCTCCTAC harbors:
- a CDS encoding fibronectin type III domain-containing protein; this translates as MSGMKRRAVHALAALTFAVLCVLAVVFPCRAASRPVRYLMVGDSYSDHGSCGSGPLWQEYVSGGLGLSNTVYAQKGGCGFAKTTGQGAYQFLTILKKAAAQTDCRSITHILVGGGIGNDYTYKSGGATEQEIRSAMRTFDDYANSVFPNLTCIEYAGINWGISETRKDYCRKRCYIYYDEAKRLGWQPLYGSESGLRKTEYETFFYYKNDRIHPRDPGERLIANAIMRSMVKYAGRTGVRKASYLTVPKPAIYSVSYQLGGGKVSGNPASYRQGFVKAWTLKNPARTGYTFVGWTGTGLSGAVKTVTVKPGRTGNLAYKAAWKKNPAPVLPEPKTVLRAYMKRTTSNSVTLSWNRVSGAYAYVIYGSDCQHTMKKLAKVGSGVTSWTCRKLKRGTYYKFRVYAVNRRIEQMYHSEKLFITTNGGRYTNYYGVMLNTKRVTMKKGRTFRVKASGKPVGGGRVKVHAGIVYLTDNPKVAKVGSGGVITAKGKGSCYIYAISQSGCWNRVRVTVS